The proteins below are encoded in one region of Sedimentibacter sp. zth1:
- a CDS encoding pyridoxamine 5'-phosphate oxidase family protein encodes MNFFEESMQVMNELYGHDVAMPLATVNGEKANLRVVNAYYKDKAFYITTYALSNKMKEIKLNPYVAINHNLFVAHGVGENIGNPLDETNKALREELRHAFCAFYDKHVDENDKNTCILKIKLTDALVFAHDFKYFIDFDKEIATRKKCVVDIVF; translated from the coding sequence ATGAATTTTTTTGAGGAAAGTATGCAGGTCATGAATGAATTATATGGACATGATGTTGCAATGCCGTTGGCTACTGTCAATGGCGAAAAAGCTAATTTGAGAGTAGTAAATGCTTATTATAAAGATAAAGCATTCTACATTACTACATATGCGTTGAGCAATAAAATGAAAGAAATCAAGCTTAATCCATACGTTGCAATTAATCATAATTTATTTGTGGCACATGGCGTAGGTGAGAATATTGGAAACCCACTTGACGAAACAAACAAAGCGTTGCGTGAAGAACTGAGGCATGCATTTTGTGCATTTTATGATAAACATGTAGATGAGAATGATAAAAATACCTGTATTTTAAAAATCAAATTAACCGATGCACTTGTTTTCGCACATGATTTTAAATATTTTATTGATTTTGATAAAGAAATAGCAACAAGGAAAAAATGTGTTGTTGATATTGTTTTCTAA
- a CDS encoding ATP-binding cassette domain-containing protein, whose translation MVQIEVKDICKSYKTYFKGEKLTTSFKGLFHRKYKMVKAVSNITFSINSGEILGLVGLNGAGKTTIIKMISGIVKSDSGSIKILNEDPFTKTNNYRKSVSLVMGQKGQLDRDLTILDSVKLYSTIYSIDKSVALERSMSMAKELNFDVNDLNKQVRQLSLGQRMKGELILSFLHLPKIIFLDEPTLGLDFITQKSIRNYLKKYTKKYNASILLTSHYINDIEDLCDNIYVIDHGKQLYYGSIEQLKLKTPIPKKIEFRATPSVITNIEETTNFFVQKNNDIYTISFRNDQMADIIHLLANAKEVFNIKFSEDSLDVIIEELYKELDKSYV comes from the coding sequence ATGGTACAGATAGAAGTAAAAGATATATGTAAAAGTTATAAAACTTATTTTAAAGGAGAAAAATTAACTACATCTTTTAAAGGATTATTTCATAGAAAATACAAAATGGTAAAAGCTGTAAGCAATATTACTTTTTCCATAAATTCTGGCGAAATTTTAGGATTGGTTGGGCTTAACGGAGCTGGAAAAACAACGATTATTAAAATGATTTCTGGAATAGTAAAATCTGATAGTGGAAGTATAAAAATACTAAACGAGGATCCTTTTACTAAAACAAACAACTATAGAAAAAGTGTGTCACTAGTAATGGGTCAAAAAGGACAATTAGATCGTGATTTAACAATTCTTGATTCAGTAAAGCTTTACTCTACAATATACTCTATAGATAAAAGCGTAGCATTAGAACGCTCTATGTCAATGGCAAAAGAGTTAAATTTTGATGTTAATGATTTAAATAAACAAGTTAGGCAACTTTCCTTAGGGCAAAGAATGAAAGGAGAGTTAATATTGTCTTTTTTGCATTTACCTAAGATTATTTTTTTAGATGAGCCTACTTTAGGATTAGATTTTATAACACAAAAATCTATTAGAAATTATCTGAAAAAATACACAAAAAAGTATAATGCATCAATTCTTTTAACTAGTCATTATATCAACGATATTGAGGACTTATGTGATAATATTTACGTTATAGATCATGGAAAACAACTATATTATGGCTCAATTGAACAATTAAAGTTAAAGACTCCAATTCCTAAAAAAATAGAATTTAGAGCTACTCCTAGTGTTATTACTAATATAGAAGAAACTACTAATTTTTTTGTGCAAAAAAATAATGATATATATACTATTAGTTTTAGAAATGATCAGATGGCAGATATTATTCATTTGTTGGCAAATGCTAAAGAAGTTTTTAATATAAAATTTTCTGAAGATAGCTTAGATGTAATAATTGAGGAATTATATAAGGAGTTGGATAAGTCATATGTTTAA
- a CDS encoding ABC-2 family transporter protein — MFKIFIGYCENAIKKLFMYRIFIISEIVNSLILPILLNFFLWKSIIKYNSIGYNLQEMMLYIIVSNIILLFTQIHIEHNIEGDVKTYKLGQKLLLPLNYTLNLILNFVSDSIVRFIFIYLPLLIIILFISPNAIVLERVLYLLPTIIVAFIINSLFSLIIGFFSFWTTEIWGIAAVRNLITGLLTGAVLPLDIFPKTIQDIMLYTPFPYITYIPTKVLIDNNFNIEIIKNGLFISTLWIITLTIFMLVLKNRGMKKYTSSGG, encoded by the coding sequence ATGTTTAAGATCTTTATAGGGTATTGTGAAAATGCTATAAAAAAACTATTTATGTATAGAATTTTTATTATCTCAGAAATTGTTAATTCATTGATTTTACCAATATTGCTGAATTTTTTTCTTTGGAAATCTATTATCAAATATAATTCAATAGGTTATAACTTACAGGAAATGATGTTATACATAATAGTCTCTAATATAATTTTATTATTTACGCAGATACATATTGAACATAATATAGAAGGCGATGTAAAAACGTATAAATTAGGTCAAAAACTACTACTACCATTAAATTATACATTAAACCTTATATTAAACTTTGTTTCAGATAGTATTGTACGCTTTATTTTTATATATTTACCATTACTAATAATAATTTTATTTATATCTCCAAATGCAATAGTATTAGAAAGAGTTTTATATTTATTACCTACGATAATTGTTGCTTTTATTATTAATTCCTTATTTTCTTTAATAATTGGCTTTTTTTCATTTTGGACAACAGAGATATGGGGAATTGCTGCAGTTAGAAATTTAATTACGGGACTACTAACTGGCGCAGTTTTACCATTAGATATATTTCCAAAAACAATTCAGGATATAATGTTATATACACCTTTTCCGTATATAACTTATATACCCACAAAAGTATTAATAGACAATAATTTTAATATAGAAATTATTAAAAATGGGTTATTTATATCTACCCTATGGATTATTACTTTAACAATATTTATGTTAGTACTTAAAAATCGCGGTATGAAAAAATATACATCTAGTGGAGGTTAA
- a CDS encoding ABC-2 family transporter protein — protein sequence MIKESLVYAFKKSTMYRANMISWFLADLALYISTFLCYFILGKSVSNFGGYSANEILLYISCFFLVNNIYAIFFSESVSKYGGSIINGLLDYELLKPKSLVVNFIIKNINFAPALSTPLLMILNYYCLKLCNANISIIYILSIICGSLTMGIMFFIVYSIALFGIRAEAISNIVVQLLTIGEKPDSVFPKAIQNLLLYVIPVFLFSALPTRIALCKIDSLNLLWIFLAPVIYIFILKVIMSLGLKKYQSGVE from the coding sequence ATGATTAAAGAATCATTAGTATATGCTTTTAAAAAATCAACAATGTATAGAGCAAATATGATTAGTTGGTTTTTAGCTGATTTAGCTCTATATATATCAACATTTTTATGTTATTTTATTTTAGGTAAAAGTGTAAGCAATTTTGGTGGTTATAGTGCTAATGAAATTTTGTTATATATTTCGTGTTTCTTTCTGGTGAATAATATATATGCTATTTTCTTTTCTGAATCAGTTTCAAAATATGGCGGATCAATAATAAATGGGCTCTTAGATTATGAGTTGTTAAAGCCTAAATCATTAGTAGTAAATTTTATTATTAAAAATATAAATTTTGCGCCAGCTCTTTCAACACCACTTCTGATGATATTAAATTATTATTGTTTGAAATTATGTAATGCAAATATAAGCATTATATATATATTATCAATAATTTGTGGTTCGTTGACCATGGGTATAATGTTTTTTATAGTTTATAGTATTGCTTTATTTGGTATAAGGGCAGAAGCAATATCAAATATAGTGGTACAATTACTTACTATAGGTGAAAAACCAGATTCAGTATTTCCAAAAGCAATTCAAAATCTATTATTATATGTAATTCCTGTTTTTCTATTTAGTGCTTTACCTACAAGAATTGCTTTATGTAAAATTGATAGTTTAAATTTATTATGGATTTTTTTAGCACCTGTTATTTATATTTTTATTTTGAAAGTAATTATGTCTCTAGGATTAAAAAAATATCAATCTGGAGTTGAATAG